The nucleotide sequence TTTTTCCACAAACTCCCACAGTTCCAGCACCTTGATATATTGATATATATCTGATAGCGCGTGTTTGAGAACATTCTTTAAGCGTCCTAATTTCAAACATATTCATTATTATTTCTGAAAATCGTGTTTAAAACTGCAGGATACGGTATTAAAGTCGGAAACCGATCCGTTTTTTTCGGTGCGCAGGATATCATATTTGATAAAAATTGTCCAGAATTCTAAATATTTGACAGATTAACCGGATGGACCCAATTTATCTGATGCATGGAATGCACCTGGCTTGGCGATTATGATTCATTTCTCAAAGAGGTAGGGTGAGCGCAGAGAAGGACAGTTCATGGAAATAATAAGGCATGAAATTTTTACTTAAGCCAAATCTGGCTATATTAATGCTTCAATCCCTTTTCGTTCCACAATGTCTAACAATTTTTTTGATGCACCGGTTGGCCGCTTATTGCCCTGCTCCCATTTTTGTACGGTAGAGGTGCTAATATTAAAGATAGATGCAAGTGCTGCCTGACTCAGTTTTAATTTTTTCCGAATGGAGACAATTTTTTGCGGTGTATATTCTTTC is from Thermodesulfobacteriota bacterium and encodes:
- a CDS encoding type II toxin-antitoxin system MqsA family antitoxin → MRNTIAESITSTVKDLKNSGVIDEITMKNIQSLCLPEVKEYTPQKIVSIRKKLKLSQAALASIFNISTSTVQKWEQGNKRPTGASKKLLDIVERKGIEALI